CGCAAAGCGACAACAAAATCGAAGCAGAGTGCTCTTTCCCCTCGCGTGACGTGGCAGATCGCAGCATCCCTACAATCAACCGCAACGCCGAACCTTGCAGTATCTCACGCGCCCCATCAACGTTCTCCGCCAGCGCGGCAAGAACCGCCAAAGATTCAGTCACAAGCTCGTCCTTATTCGAAGAAGCTATAATGTCAAGAAGCGCCGGAACAGCACCAGCAGCGATAACCCTTTGATGATTCCTAGGAAGCAAAAGTAATCCGAAAATAGCAACCACAGCATTCTTTCTCCCACAGGTTGTTCCTTCTTTAACTAACTCCACCAAAGCCGGAATGACATCAGGGTTTTCCCCTATTAACTTGCGAAATTCTTTCACCgaagaaagataaaatattgtAGCAGCCGCGACTTGACGAGCTTCAAGGCTAAGTCCATTTTTTAACACCGAGAGAATTACGGTTAGGCCCCCGCTGTTGATGATGTTTTTGGGTCCATTCGGGTGTTTAGAGAGCTTCAGTAGAGCAGAGATTGTAGTCTCTTGCGTGGATTTATTATCGTTCGATGCAGAGGCTAAAAGTTCAATCAGAGGAGGCACTGTTCCCATTTCAATCAAACACGCCCTATTGAAAATGCTGGTTCTGGCGAGAAAGCGAATCTCCTGCGCGGCTTTGTGCTTCTGGTCTTGGGTTCCGAATGCTAGCCTGCGCGTGAGGAACCACGCGAGGAACTGAATCGCGTGTGCCGCCGCGGGACTACCTGCTGAGACGGTGTTGGTTTTACGGTTACAGGAGTTAGCGACGGAAATGCCGTTGTCGGCGCAGAACTGTTGGATGAGTCTCTTGAGCGTTGTGTTGGGAACTAAGTCCGTGTTTGTTAGTTTTTCCCCTGTTTTGGGACATTTTGTGTTCCCGGCTTTGAGCCATTTCTGAATAGAGGCTCGGTCGTAGGTTTGACCTGTTGACACAGTGACCGGATCCGTCATCAACTCGAGAGAAATAGGGCAACGGAAATCATCTGGATTAACGGACGTCAACAGGGTTAAGTTTAACGATGTCATCTCCGTGCTGCATCTTCCTTGGGATTGATTAGTTTCGAAAATAACTCCTCTGCAGTAACATAAGAACCCTACCAAGCTACTAAGTAAGGGAACCTCTTTTTCTTCACGGTCGCGGCACTCTAAGGTGATTTCTTCTTCTAAGAATTTAATCTCCGTATTGCAATCTGTCCAGGTTCTAATTTGGAGGTAGTGGAGGATTCCCTGCATGGAAGTGAGGTCAGGTTCGGTGCCCATGGAGAACTGGCGCAGAAGCGTGTGGAGGGTTTTGGTGGCACGTGCGTCGCTGGGGTCCAGCTGGAACTTGGCCTTGCTGGCTTGCTTGGTAACAAGGTCGGCCAGCTCCCTGACTTCGGGGCACAAGTGGAGCTGGTGAAGAGGCAAGACGTCCAGAGAGGTGGCCACGGAGCGAAGGAGGGCGGGGAACAGGGACGCTACGTGTTGCGATTTGGCGAGCAGGAGGAGGCGCGAGCCTTGGAGGGTGCAATCTTGCAATAAAAAGTGGATTTTTTGTAAGGTGAAGTGGAGTTCCGCCAAAGAGAGGATAGTGGAGTTGGGGATTAGTCGAATTTCTTGAAGGAACATTAAGACAATGCTTATTTGGCGTATTGTTTCCCTGGCGTTCCTTcgttgggtggggaatgattgGGGTTGGAAATTGCATATGGATTGGGAGAGAGTGATTAGAGAGGTGACAAGTGTCGGCGGAGAAATGGCTTCGCATGGGTGAACCGCCGGGAATGATAGGGTGCGACGATCCCTTTGAGTCATTGAAgtgaaactaataattaattagcaGCGTTTGTGTTGGTTTGGAATTTGATAGCTTGGTGGCGCAATTATTATTATAGCCAGAGAGAAGATGTTCTGTGCTGACTGGAGAATCTTCTAGACACGTGCCAGTGAATAATAGGAAATGGGACACGTGGTAACGTAAGAGGTTCCAATTTTTCTATGGGGAAGGTAAGGTAAGAAATGAGTATGTGGATTTAGATTTGGCTTGACAGTGATGGCTGCtgggtcccatcaaccgccctcTCATGACTGACAGGTGGCGAAACCATCTGCCGACGTGTGCTCCCGCTACATCTCTAGCTTCCCAacttgaataattaaaatggcGTCAAATATTTTGGAGGATTAACCATAATGGATGGCTGGAGTGATAATGATGGAATTATAGTAACGGTAACCATAATAACAATTATGAAATGGTGGTGTGATGATGCTAATTGCATGTACTATTATGGAGATAACATACACCAAGTTGTGGAGGACTAAAATAGCAAtggtgaagaaaaaataaagataattataatgACCATCATtataataacaatgataatataataatagtgatgaaaacattaacaaaatatattttcttaaatgttAGAActgaaatttctttaaaaacatatataattttataggttttatttttatttaataagtcttattataatttttggtaaatgttaatctataaaaaataatgtattattttatatagtgTTCTGAATGTAGATCTAGATCCAGtttgacaaattaaaaatggGCTTGCTTTCACATTACATGATTACTTATGAGttcaaaaatgattttagaCAAATCTTACATGTTTGATTTTAAGTTAATTAAGAAAGAATTCAAAATTCATTCTAAGTTTAaaacttattataaattaaaataattttaaatcatttctaataaaaaattttatacaaaatttattcctaatttaattttatataaaaaatatttaaatataaattatattattttaaaattaatttatttaaaatcatgttTATCAATACTTCAAACACACATTAAGTTAATACATGTGTTGGTTCAATAATTAAAACCTGACAACTAGGCCACAAAAACTTGTATAAAAAACTTTCCAGCTGAATCTCATTTACAACAGTGAAGCACCAGATCACAGCCTAAATATCGTTAAAGGCTTAGTTATTCGATCTTACAGAATTTGTTGCATCACCTCACACAAGGAAAACACCATgaataatacataaataaagaatgatataaataagtaaaaaatgacttatatattatttatattctgCAATACTCGTTCATTTGAACAAATCCTTGTAGATAAAATACCAAAATTTGACTTGCGAGAGTTTATAGAGATTCCATTCAAATATCCCCCTTGACTAATGCTGAACATATATAGTTTTAGGTTTCTgtaagactattttttttattcattatttaacgcgtatgattttttttaatccgtGTCTATGATTGCATGTGTGATATATATCAGTtatttaagttaatttgataatttcatgatcagttataaattttaaaaagattttacaAAAACGAGGTTAAGCAATACAGCAGAAGACAAAAACGACCACATTCAGAAGTAAAAGACGACGAAAATGGGGGGACTTATGTTTGAACTTGTTTGGACTTTGCAGGACTCTAGGAAAGTCAGTATCTTTTATAGAGATATTAATAGCATagacaatattatattttaggtttttagttgtatttaattttgattttagttttcttttaaatttattcacaaatttaattttttaagtatgtCAAAGTAAATGTGATTCCCTAAATCCAAATTTTACTGTCAATGAACATAGAAACGTTAGAATTGATTATAGGACACATCCTTTTATGCTTAATCAAAATGTGATATGTGACAATCAACGTTTTATGACAGTCAATATTTATATTTGGGTTTGAAATCACATTTATAGAATTTGacataattgaaaattaaattcttgaataaatttaaagaaaaactaaacTCAAAATTAAAGACAACTAAAAGAAcctgaaatataattttaccaataacataatatagaTCACCTAAATTCTTTATCGAGTGGTATATTATGCAGTATATAgtacttttatttaaatattttctaatgtCAGTCTTAGGAATTTATGTCAaggaaataaaagtaaagaaaataaataattcatatattttttgtatgatAAATATTATTCTACCATAGGAATTATTcaaacttttgaatttgaatattaagaatgtagttttttttttcagagaaAATATTAGTGGtctagataaaaaataaataaaaatactatgtaaatatttttttttctttttatttttttaatattggcCTGTGTAAGGTTAACAAAATCGTTTTAATGTCTAGTTTTCTTCAACTCTACGACATGGTCAAACATGAATTAATGCATATGGGTCCTAATCACGTGCATGACATATTTATATCTGATTATCCATGACAAAGCCTGTACTTTCCTACAGGCTACAGCTAATCTTATTTGTGGTCACAACTTCATGCAATTGCTTCTTGAATTAGTCGCTAATCATATTATGATATTGACGAAAAAAAATCTGAGGTTTGGCGTGGACCAATCGCATTATGCCCAATATAACGCGTTTCCTTTCTAGatcacaattatttagcagaaaaaataataaagatctAAGTACTATATGACAAGGAAAAGTGGAAAACTGTTGGCCATCGCAAATCTGaattaaaacaataaagaaAACTAGAAAGTCATCGTCTCTTTGGTTGGGACGTTTGCACCATGAAAATGACAACGCTTTCaaccaaaattaataaaataattgattttcctTTTGATGCATCTTCtcaaaaccaaattaaaatagattGGTTCGTCAAAAAAGCAGCTTCTCTTAATTTGTTAAAAGACTTTATTAGTTTATGTGGATACACAAATGGAAATTTCCCCATATATGCAGTTTGGTTAGAAATCTTTCTTGCTCTTTTCAAATTAGTTGCACTGGTCCACTGGGAGAGCTGTCATATAACGAATACATGCAATTGCATTATGCTTAATTGGAAATTGGAAAATAACTAACGATTATTAAGCAGTGTCATTGTCGTGTCATGCACAATATACGCgttgataataattattataagacGTTTCTCCATGCTTTGTTCTTGGGTTGCCACGACGACACGAAATTGGATTATTATTTAGAAGAAACAAGTAATATACTACGTACTAGTATTTCACAGTTGGACACTTTGCAGAACTTTTAAATTTGTAGATTGATCACGATAGCTACCGTACGTTCagacatatatatgtatacacatgaaaatcatatttttcggagagaaatttttaagaaattacttacttattttttttaaatctaataattatattatataattaattttaattattaaattttaagaaaataaatgataagaatgataataattattttaaagttattgaaatttatatttttagaaagaataaattagtaaattattattataattatcttaaaatatatctaAAGTGTCATTTTTAAGGGATATATTGgattagatttttaaaatattacttttggcataaaaaaatctcgtgaattttgaaaattatgtaaaaatattatgatttattagattttttttacaatacttttatgataatttagattttatgaatttatttcataagaacttaaaggatttgaaaacactttaaaaatattataatttatgttcTCTTATACTAATCCTTCTTATAATAACATTTTCTCATTGTTATTTTTGgatttaaataattgatttaaaatgatacgttatttctttaattactataattatttcatgataaatcaatgaaacaataatttattatataaggaATAGGAAAAACATATATGACATTACACATCttaaaaatatcaaagagagaagaaaatattgtgaggagaaaaaagaaagtctagtatccaataaaaaagaaagaaaagagctTAGCAAAATCTCAAAGGTTTGTATGAGATTATTTGATGAATGTTTTATACTAAAAAGATTGATGAAATCCATTAAAAtcgttcttaaaaaataattcatctaaatttgtatatttttaatacaaaaagactatttataagttataaaaaattctaattaaataccATCGATTTTGTTGTCctcatttaaaaaatcttaaaagattTCACAAGacttatttatatcatttaaaatttctgatttaataccacaaaacttatttatactatttaaaaatcttaattaaatactataagattatttttatataaaaaaatattttaaaatcttaattcaataCATGCTTTGTTAGTGTGTATTAACCACTTATACCATCAGTTTAAGACCAAAAGAACCactatcttatttattttaaacagtttaaaaccaaaagatccactatcttattttttttaattattttattttagagatATTGTAgcaattttaagatttaataacaaagaaaaaagtaatgTGTCTCTACTCTCCTTATCTATCACCCATTGTCCTACTAAAAAATTCATGGCTTcctccaattttattttattgttattttctctcaaacacTGATATTGAGTTCCCACTAactacaatatatataatgacGGAGAGATTAGGACTTAGCCAGGAGATCACGAATTACTCCGCCAAAAGAAATAACTGAGTTGCGACTAGACTGACCCAATTACAGTtgagatttaaaataaattttaagattttttattttaagtaaaaaaatttatatgtcaaaccattatatatatatatatgtgtgtgtgtgtgagattttttctttaagaattaataacattttttttattaataattaaaaaagttaatctTTAGTTATTTTACTTATGAGTTGATCCAGATTGTGACTAATGACTAACATAAGTTGATTTGTGCGATAATGAGAATATCACTAAAATCGCCACCTAtgtataattctaaaaaaaactttaaaataagaatgcaccatttcttcatttttttttgtccatcTCAGCCTATACCGTTACTTGAATACATGTTCTCGTAAATAGAAAAAGAGTTAACAGATTGAAAAATATGAATGCTGGGAAAGAAGATTGAGAACTGGTAGAGGGAGCGAGGGGGAATGGGGAAGAGAGAATAATCGGAaaaggttttatttttcaaaattaaattactataatattaaaataaaaaaattattgatatttttcttaaatttttactgTAAATTACtaacatatttcatttaaaaaaagtgattgtATTAGCTATCCTCAAAGCATTCTTTGGATTTGTCTGCCAAGCACTGTCTAAAACATTTTAACAAATGatacttcaatatttatttaagaaaaatggtaaaaattttaaacaattattaaaaaattactgaaTACTatcaattttaagataatataattaaatttgaatgaatAATTATCTTactttctcttaaaaaaagatTATCTGAATAATATAATTGACGTAGATAGTCATGGTTGTTGCTGAGGGTGAAAGCAAGGGACAGAGAGGTCGTAGGAGTTTGGTCGGTGTCCACCTGCCAGAtatttatttggataaaaacaaacataaattctctctctctctctctcaaattcTCAATGTTGAAGCCTTCAAGGCAGTGTATTGCGTATCCTTCGGGTTTGGGTTACTATCTTTTTGTTGGTAAACTAGTACGTGAACTCGTATAATTCCACGCGTCGTATCGctaattacatttatttatactaaaatgATTGTTAAATGTAATTACgtttatttatttggtttgagtaacaatattttatcttataaaaaatacttatgatTCATACtaacaaaaggaaaacaatTACGTCCATAACTAGTTAAATGCTTCCAAAATTGtttataattgttttaagaTTGCCTACGTGCCTTAATTTTATGAAGGGTCAATGTGGCCCATGATGAAATCGGGCATGTACCAATTCAAACGTGAATTGAT
This region of Glycine soja cultivar W05 chromosome 17, ASM419377v2, whole genome shotgun sequence genomic DNA includes:
- the LOC114394164 gene encoding U-box domain-containing protein 19-like, encoding MTQRDRRTLSFPAVHPCEAISPPTLVTSLITLSQSICNFQPQSFPTQRRNARETIRQISIVLMFLQEIRLIPNSTILSLAELHFTLQKIHFLLQDCTLQGSRLLLLAKSQHVASLFPALLRSVATSLDVLPLHQLHLCPEVRELADLVTKQASKAKFQLDPSDARATKTLHTLLRQFSMGTEPDLTSMQGILHYLQIRTWTDCNTEIKFLEEEITLECRDREEKEVPLLSSLVGFLCYCRGVIFETNQSQGRCSTEMTSLNLTLLTSVNPDDFRCPISLELMTDPVTVSTGQTYDRASIQKWLKAGNTKCPKTGEKLTNTDLVPNTTLKRLIQQFCADNGISVANSCNRKTNTVSAGSPAAAHAIQFLAWFLTRRLAFGTQDQKHKAAQEIRFLARTSIFNRACLIEMGTVPPLIELLASASNDNKSTQETTISALLKLSKHPNGPKNIINSGGLTVILSVLKNGLSLEARQVAAATIFYLSSVKEFRKLIGENPDVIPALVELVKEGTTCGRKNAVVAIFGLLLLPRNHQRVIAAGAVPALLDIIASSNKDELVTESLAVLAALAENVDGAREILQGSALRLIVGMLRSATSREGKEHSASILLSLCVNVGAEVVAVLAKEPSLMPLLYSLLTDGTCHAAKKARFLIKVIQDFHETRSAGLKGSSLPQERSLHVW